The Styela clava chromosome 3, kaStyClav1.hap1.2, whole genome shotgun sequence genome includes the window aggtttgaaaaatctattacatttagataaaaaaaaacttccaaaatactattacaattattgttaagcgttcgagggccgcactggaagttctctggggccgcgagtttgagatccctggtctagattgaagttgttcaaaaaatatatgatagtattttatcatgaatgatgattataccccttccggaatttcttctatagtactaccaaaagttgatgaaccaaatataacacaggtgcagtgaggtacccgtaatcctcatttccaaagctgttttaagtatgtctggcgtgttttgtgcctttttacaaataagaccgcttatgcaatcttacgctttggaatttttagttattttcctcaagccctgcaggatgtgggggccataaacaactctaccggagggtcaaatgtctttgcatgctcccataggttgtttttctattgcaaacattatatttcttggaatcacactgtcactgatatgtcgccagacttctgatatctccccgtctgctatagttgtcctgtgaataaataataggaaattgagattagacgaatagttgaaagttttgctttatgtcggcttaatttcttgattgatatacttactatttctgctattgcctcttgtactgcaagagtctcacaatgcttagacaggtttgtccacaactttcacatctgaagaaagagaggagatttattaattttcgttaagaataaatgaagcagtctatatgatttagaatggaaaagctaataaatccaatatctcatgttttatgtaaaaaatattttactgaatttggtatataaaccaactaataaaagggtttagtcagaaaattacaagcattcgtggctccaaatacttgagaaatcagactatacaatatagaccggtatgagtgaaatgttaggtgaacttgttaacactttgattcaatacgcaaataaaagtgaatgcgcaatagtatgttacaatgagcagcaatcaacaatgagtatatatcctcactgattattCCTCACtgactatttgaaaccataaggggtaagtaaatatgtaatttcggcaaatgggcaactacgtaccgtactgaattaataacttcgtagtatttgacaaaggctggctttcccacatgtacttaacagtgcgatgcccgggtgtgatatacaacaatagtattcaccttaccttttaccgatttctttttaccccaactttcaaaaatatcattaaaatcgacaacaactgtcaaagcaggcacgaacaccattcgtacTACGCCtcgaaagcagcacacatccgatcgttttcgtctcgtcaagtatgtgcattggagcgtgctatcgaatacgatcttcggacaaaaatgccggagttgcgcatcatgttgtttaatgtcattggttagaGCATAAATGTTATTACATACGGATTTGGTTTTCGAGAATCCCGCATGTTCCATTGTTAAGGGGGTGATAGGTCAGGTACTTATCTGAATGGATTAGGCTAGCAGTTATCTGAGCATTGACGACGACGTGCGAAGTCTGAAAGATAATTGCACGGAAGTTATAAGATTATCTATTCTAGACTGCGTTATGAACATAACATACCGTACCATAAATTATTTCTTCATTAGCAAATGTTGGATTGTTGGTATTCATATGATGTTAAGTGGCCGGgtcatatttcagtattttgttgCGTTAATTCTGTAATACTAATTATGCTGGCAGTTGCTAAAGTTCTTACCGTACCATATTACATGTATAACGCTACAGTATTAGTTACCGTACCGGTTGCTTGTAGTTTAATGTAAAACAAATTTCGTCCCCGTCATACCTACTGCAGTACTGTGAatataccggtagtctacttcattggttcccaaccgccggtccgcggaccggtgccggtccgcgaagcttttttgccggtccgcgagaaaattttggtgttttgttgtttttatgccgtctaaATCGCTTTACCGAGGACGAGGtcgcgttggtttattacgcaatttctcttccgccgtcatattgcgacatcttggcgccgagtaatcatacttttcgctttttcggctccgattcatctcGAATGCGCTCCGATCTCTTTGACGAGGTcgatttattacgcaatttctcttccgccgtcatattgcgacgtctttcgcgacatcttggcgccaagtaatcacacttttgctcatcgtgaatgcgctccatcgaatctcgcaagattcagaaacctaaaaattggcacgcgtgctttttctgttttgcatgctttttctgattaatatgaccaccCAAATAAAACGTTacgcatatttctttgttcaaaacaaaaaaaagtcaagaaaagtataatactacagtaaaatatgacaggtggtcacgaggagcgcaaaaaagcatgggccgctgaGATCTTTCCCAGTATCTTGAGCAGAcaaagtaggattttgagcctggtgccaaattaccgacgactttgtcattgtaatgtaaattcccTCCGTTTGAAgcatcgatcaactgcagagggattaatatgatgaacccaatgaaaaagcttgattcaaattgtgattctactttacagtccagatttaaaaaagaatcactgtcacaattttggatatctcttgataacgaatacccatcgctaagtaatcgagcaatcaaactgttgtccgtattttcaacgagttacttatatttttattacttatatataaaaatattttcatcactagcttcaATTAAAGCGAAGCAAGGAAATTGGCTGCACGCCGCTGCAgggctacgtgttgcagaaacttccttgaggcatcgtttgcaatcctatattggaaactaaacagcagcaaaattttcactagagttaattgcgtttgtacatgatttgacatgtacatgttttttatgtgagatgttttatgtgtgccTTCCTTACGAATAATGGGCGCCCAGCACCAAAGcattacgcaaatatttttggccgtcacattatttgatagtttttcttcgtgtgagctgtttttaagtgtgcctttttttgtctagatgcatattgagtgcccgacattgcattgtattacgcaaatacatgttattcttttatgttccggtcatttcaattttttgccggtccgccagtacatttaaattaattttaccggtccgccagggtagaaaggttgggaaccactggtctacttCATGCtgccgaaaacaaataactaatcccatacccgacatggaatggtaaccggactgctgtggtttgccatatggttaagccgtcttatcaactttcctctcccccaggataaatatgtaattttatcCTTATTTCTAGGCTTACCATAcctcccgctttttagcgtcttgtcccgacaagtcagccaaaagtcccgcttcggcgttcagccatccagcataatacacgaacatgttcccattactgttgttgctgtgtagcgcagcgctagcctacttactgaaggtgaatgcgaaTCTGAAGTAGACACTTTAATTTCATTGCATCTTATCATAAGTTTGTGCAGATGGCTGAAAGTATGTCCAAAACAAATGTTTTCTGTTTAGTCATATTGCATATTTTCTGTTATGATGTTATATTACATAATGGTATGataatttttcagaaatttgttCAATACTGCAGTAGAAAATACTTCTACCAGTCTACCAATTCTACCTAAAAAGTCGAATACATGCTATAGCCTATGATGTCTACTGAAAGTAAAGATATTGGACAGCTCGATGAAACAAAAAAGAAGGAAATAAAACATGACacagtggataaaaaaattcgATTTCCAAAGAAAAATGCTCAATATCGTGGAACTGGCAAACTTCCATGTCCAGATTTGGGAGATAACTGGAAAATGGAACAAATTGTTCGACAACAAGGAAAATCTGCaggaaaatatgacacatattaTTACAGTCCTGATGGTATAAAAGTCCGATCGAAACTTAAGCTCcaacaatttttaaacaaaagtCTGGATAATTTCGATTTCAACactggaaaatatattgaaaaaaatgaaaaacttgaaaCATCACCATCGGGTAAAGGAAAAATGGATAAAATAAAGACAAGTGAATTGAAAGTTATTGACAGACCAGTGGGTCGTGCTAGTAATCCATTGAGCATCAAAAATCGTGTAAAAGGACCTTATTCTGCAACATTACAAATGCATGAAAGAAGAAGAAAACAGAAAGAGCTCAGTCATAGAACACAAGCTGTAAAATCTAAAGATATGAGCACAAGTGCTGCTATTCAGAGAGCAATCGAAATTGTTGAAAAAGATAACATTGATGAACAACCTTTCAGCCTTTTCAAGAATGAGGCCTTGCTCCTTGCTGACCATTTTACTGACATGGGATCAGAATTTGAAGATCTTGTTTTGTCTGCTTGGAAATGTCTCAGTGTCAAaagcaaaaaacaatttgaacaATACAGTTTTTTCCGGGCATCAAGCAAAAAAACGAATGTTAGAAAATATAGACGTTTTAGTGAAATGAGAAGAAAACGATGCAGGCAATGTACGGGTTGCCTAACAAATAATTGTGGAATGTGTGATGCttgcaaaaatatgaaaaaatttggagGGGATGGAAGTAAAAAGCAAAGTTGTGTATTACGTAGATGTGTGGCGATCCATTCGTCCAAAAACCCTTTAACAATGGTTCCCCAGCAATTACACAGTTTTTCTATTTCACAAACACTCTTGCCAAAAACAGTTCCACCATCTCGTAAAAGTTTCAGTGACGTATTAGATTACAGCCCACTTGTGCCACATTCTTACCACAGTGATGAATCAAGAGGAATACATTCATAtggaacattttctaatgaGCAATCAGCATTCACTGATTTTCAGGCAAGAACAGGACAGTTATGTTTGGACAATGATGGCCAATTTCCAGACATATCTAAAAGTCAGGTTATACCAGATTTACAGTATCAATCTTTTACCACCATTTCTGTTAATGATGAAATTATCAATAGCAATAATACCACAGATGCGCATGAGGATCATCCTGTTAATATGGAC containing:
- the LOC120343106 gene encoding uncharacterized protein LOC120343106, whose protein sequence is MMSTESKDIGQLDETKKKEIKHDTVDKKIRFPKKNAQYRGTGKLPCPDLGDNWKMEQIVRQQGKSAGKYDTYYYSPDGIKVRSKLKLQQFLNKSLDNFDFNTGKYIEKNEKLETSPSGKGKMDKIKTSELKVIDRPVGRASNPLSIKNRVKGPYSATLQMHERRRKQKELSHRTQAVKSKDMSTSAAIQRAIEIVEKDNIDEQPFSLFKNEALLLADHFTDMGSEFEDLVLSAWKCLSVKSKKQFEQYSFFRASSKKTNVRKYRRFSEMRRKRCRQCTGCLTNNCGMCDACKNMKKFGGDGSKKQSCVLRRCVAIHSSKNPLTMVPQQLHSFSISQTLLPKTVPPSRKSFSDVLDYSPLVPHSYHSDESRGIHSYGTFSNEQSAFTDFQARTGQLCLDNDGQFPDISKSQVIPDLQYQSFTTISVNDEIINSNNTTDAHEDHPVNMDQSNSQKLHKRKSRVPVYIKQDSKDREMDIFVS